One Chitinophagales bacterium genomic window carries:
- a CDS encoding heat-shock protein: MTLVRYNESMPSLASWVDDFFSSTLLPAFGVGRMWNTPAVNVREDHDNFYLEVAAPGLNKKDFDITLDNGLITISAKHEEQKQENNNQYTRREFSYTGFSRTFTLPDGVDQDKISAQYQNGILYVTLPKTEEVKGKAPRTIKIS; the protein is encoded by the coding sequence ATGACCCTGGTAAGATATAATGAGTCCATGCCTTCTCTGGCGAGCTGGGTGGACGATTTTTTCTCCAGCACTTTACTTCCGGCTTTCGGGGTTGGACGCATGTGGAATACCCCGGCTGTGAATGTGCGCGAAGATCATGATAACTTCTATCTGGAAGTAGCCGCTCCGGGATTGAACAAGAAGGATTTTGACATCACGCTGGACAATGGGCTGATAACCATCTCAGCCAAACATGAAGAACAAAAGCAGGAGAACAACAACCAATATACGCGGAGAGAATTTTCTTACACCGGGTTTTCACGCACGTTCACCTTACCGGATGGCGTTGACCAGGATAAAATCAGCGCCCAGTATCAAAATGGTATTCTGTATGTAACCCTCCCGAAAACTGAAGAAGTGAAGGGCAAAGCTCCTCGCACCATCAAGATATCCTAA